The Paenibacillus sp. FSL R7-0204 genome includes a region encoding these proteins:
- a CDS encoding amino acid adenylation domain-containing protein has translation MINKLFDLTTSKASDDEIVIQEVELSDRDIAIIGISCEIAETENWKCFWDALVHGKDLVGNFPSVRDEDIQSLYLQQGMDESRPKYSKGAFIPEIDKFDHEFFRISPREAELMDPKQRLFLETAWKSLEDAGYGGDKLKGSRTGVFVGSSSGDEYKRLIEVGAPSQYNASTVGNIRSIIASRISYLLDFRGPSMIVDTACSSSLVAVHIACQSLRNDECEYALAGSVNIALLPVKAEQNEGLEIISKDGLTRTFDNSSDGTGLGEGVAAILLKPAVKAIEDGDYIYAVIKGSAINQDGNSNGITAPSTAAQEDVILRALKDARVHPETLSFIEAHGTGTPLGDPIEVDGIIKAFSKYTARKQFCAIGSVKSNVGHLDSAAGITGLIKAALSVNHKILPPSIHFERPNRNIRFQESPVFVNTDVLRFDENALIRCGVSSFGLSGTNSHIILESYKNRVSSHVNSGTEIFTLSAKNVNSLKQLVRSFANYINENQCASIEDICYTVNTGRGHYNNRLALIVTGINDLSAQLELLSGLDDLWLCNDMGMFYQTSADSQAEKGKNSRITYAEDGLKEYLSPNLSQYEKENMLKLLCKDYIAGADIAWEKLYKQNRYKIAGLPVYPFARERSWVRLEQPIHFTQNQHSVGTDSTSFAANVAVNVRLLGRDSGLYSDMERLVASAWANVLGYQEIDINRDLYTAGGDSIHAARIANFLEEPIGRKIEVSDVLRYPTVAEFSMISEQPEIRAVAKSDILPAEKKDVYPLSAAQKRLLLLYKLDEESLAYNLPVSLVIEGNLDSERLNRAIGKVIDNHEVFRTTFEMQEGKWVQKIHEDFDFRLQYVADTDQDIEKIISDFIMPFNLEKGPLFRAMVIEREESKHIFVMDCHHIVSDGTTMGILAQEIIDAYIGAPVNKPELQYKDYAEWHNRRLESEDLSRQRKYWLDLFGDRNLPQLLLPLDKNRPEIQTYKGSRLNCRINQELAEGLKNLSLQTGSTLYMVMLAAYNVLLYKYTNQQDIIIGSPVTGRPHVKLENMMGVFINSLPMRNYPSGDKRFIDFLLEVKENVMEAYSNQECQFEDLVDRLALKRDLSRSPLFDTMFIMQNMKKQPIGIADLKISEFEMEHKFSKYDLTLEAMEEAGVISMSLEYATDLFSRDFIEKMAGHYIHIIRQIVAASSIRIADIDMLGAKEKEMLLSHSAGHTGKHKPGLTLNSGFEQQVQFHADQIALVSEEGSLTYQELNHYANRIAGLLRSEHVGPNEPVLVLMNKSIHAIASILGILKAGGAYVPLDPAYPLQRLAFMTKHSGSKFIITEDEHLEEALTLSMNDKLAILNVTGSEPGSPTDRMYSRADLADHSSDNHPQSNHYADLMYIMYTSGSTGQPKGVMVTHSNVDNFITWAIGHNRITRTDKMMLVSSISFDISVFEIFGALLSGAELHLMSPKLLRDSRAFIDYLEDKGITIWHSVPSLMNQMLAAFKSGQPVNAKLEKVRKVMLGGEVWSTEMAKEIAVRFKEAEILNMYGPTEATIWISSYTIPRDKLDTMNKIPIGRPVDNNQILILDQDMNLCAAGIPGEIYLCGANITNGYYKAEEQNRQTFLTGKADSLMYKSCDVGKYLPDGNIEYLGRKDGMVKIRGYRVETGEIENALMKHHAVDAVSAIADERNNSTELLCFYVARVQLTVNEIKAYLEESLPDYMIPARFIAIESMPLLPNGKIEKKRLLELDLSQRPAMSSEYTSPTSSTEKYLVHLWSELLDMKEIGIHDNFFDLGGNSLILTTMQSFLHERYPDHIKIVDLFKYPSVFKLAKHLERIAGQQEEKADIADVNMDDEIMKWLEMGAAEDISTDDIVQGILNMEVKRGRDY, from the coding sequence ATGATCAATAAATTATTTGACCTAACCACATCTAAAGCATCTGATGATGAGATTGTCATTCAAGAAGTGGAGTTATCGGACAGAGATATTGCAATAATAGGGATTTCTTGTGAAATTGCTGAAACTGAGAACTGGAAGTGTTTTTGGGATGCTCTGGTTCATGGAAAAGATCTGGTAGGTAATTTTCCTTCTGTTCGCGATGAAGATATACAATCGTTGTATTTACAACAAGGAATGGATGAATCCCGCCCAAAATACTCCAAGGGTGCTTTTATCCCTGAGATTGATAAATTTGATCATGAATTTTTTCGTATATCCCCCAGAGAAGCTGAGTTAATGGATCCCAAGCAAAGATTATTTTTGGAGACAGCTTGGAAGTCTCTGGAGGATGCGGGATATGGGGGGGATAAGCTCAAAGGCAGCAGAACCGGTGTCTTTGTTGGTTCCAGTTCTGGAGATGAATATAAAAGATTGATAGAAGTGGGTGCCCCATCCCAATACAATGCCTCAACAGTCGGTAATATAAGATCTATTATCGCAAGCCGTATCTCTTATCTGCTTGATTTCAGAGGGCCCAGTATGATTGTGGATACAGCGTGTTCCTCCTCACTTGTTGCTGTACATATTGCTTGTCAAAGCTTAAGAAATGATGAATGTGAATACGCTTTGGCAGGTAGTGTTAATATCGCCCTGCTTCCGGTCAAAGCGGAACAGAATGAGGGTTTGGAGATCATATCCAAAGACGGGCTGACCCGTACATTTGACAATAGCTCTGACGGGACAGGACTTGGTGAAGGAGTCGCTGCTATTCTTTTAAAACCGGCAGTGAAAGCCATTGAAGACGGAGACTATATATACGCTGTAATTAAGGGTAGCGCAATTAATCAGGACGGTAATTCCAATGGGATAACCGCTCCTAGTACCGCCGCTCAAGAAGATGTGATTTTACGGGCCTTAAAGGATGCGCGCGTCCATCCGGAGACTCTTTCTTTTATAGAAGCCCATGGTACTGGGACCCCATTGGGAGATCCTATTGAAGTTGATGGAATTATTAAAGCATTTAGTAAATATACCGCCAGAAAACAATTCTGCGCTATTGGATCGGTTAAGAGCAACGTCGGGCATCTGGACAGTGCCGCCGGCATCACGGGATTGATTAAAGCTGCTCTATCTGTTAATCACAAGATATTACCGCCATCTATTCATTTTGAGCGGCCTAACCGGAACATTAGATTTCAGGAATCACCCGTATTTGTGAATACAGACGTGCTGCGGTTTGATGAGAATGCACTTATACGCTGTGGTGTCAGTTCATTTGGACTTAGCGGGACCAATAGCCATATCATCCTTGAATCATATAAGAACAGAGTATCTTCTCATGTGAATTCCGGGACTGAAATATTTACTCTGTCAGCCAAAAATGTAAACTCTTTAAAGCAACTGGTTCGATCCTTTGCTAATTATATAAATGAAAATCAATGTGCATCCATTGAGGATATCTGCTATACCGTGAATACAGGCAGAGGGCATTATAATAACCGGTTAGCTCTTATTGTAACCGGTATTAATGATTTATCCGCCCAACTTGAGCTTCTTAGCGGATTAGATGATCTGTGGTTGTGTAATGATATGGGCATGTTCTATCAGACAAGTGCCGATTCGCAAGCGGAAAAGGGAAAAAATAGCCGGATTACATACGCGGAAGACGGGCTGAAGGAGTATCTTAGTCCTAACTTGAGCCAATATGAGAAAGAGAACATGTTGAAGTTACTGTGTAAGGATTATATTGCGGGTGCGGATATAGCCTGGGAGAAGTTATACAAACAAAACAGATACAAGATTGCCGGACTGCCAGTTTATCCTTTTGCGAGAGAACGTTCCTGGGTTAGGCTTGAGCAACCGATTCATTTCACACAAAATCAACATTCTGTAGGAACGGACTCAACAAGCTTTGCTGCTAATGTTGCTGTTAATGTCCGGCTGCTGGGCAGAGACTCCGGTCTGTACTCAGATATGGAACGGCTCGTAGCTTCGGCTTGGGCAAATGTTCTCGGTTATCAGGAGATAGACATTAACAGGGATTTGTACACCGCGGGCGGAGACTCTATCCATGCTGCTCGAATTGCTAATTTTCTGGAAGAACCGATAGGCCGCAAGATTGAGGTATCCGACGTGCTCAGGTACCCAACCGTAGCCGAGTTCTCAATGATCAGCGAACAGCCGGAAATAAGGGCAGTTGCAAAGAGCGATATCCTTCCTGCTGAGAAAAAAGATGTTTACCCACTGTCTGCCGCCCAAAAGCGTCTGTTGCTGCTGTATAAGCTCGATGAGGAAAGCTTGGCATATAATTTGCCGGTGTCTTTAGTTATCGAGGGAAACCTCGATAGTGAGCGGTTGAACCGGGCTATAGGCAAGGTGATTGACAATCATGAAGTGTTCAGAACCACTTTTGAAATGCAGGAAGGGAAATGGGTACAAAAAATTCACGAGGATTTTGATTTTAGGCTGCAGTATGTCGCAGATACCGATCAAGATATTGAAAAGATAATCAGTGATTTTATTATGCCGTTTAATTTAGAAAAAGGACCGCTTTTTCGCGCAATGGTGATAGAAAGAGAAGAAAGCAAGCATATCTTTGTAATGGATTGCCATCATATTGTTTCGGATGGAACAACGATGGGGATATTGGCTCAAGAAATTATTGACGCTTACATAGGTGCACCGGTTAACAAACCTGAATTGCAGTATAAAGATTATGCAGAATGGCATAACCGCAGACTTGAAAGTGAAGATTTGTCCAGACAAAGGAAATATTGGCTGGATTTATTTGGCGACCGTAATCTCCCTCAATTGTTGCTGCCCCTGGATAAGAATCGTCCCGAAATTCAGACCTACAAGGGAAGCAGGCTGAATTGCAGGATTAATCAGGAGCTAGCAGAAGGACTGAAAAATTTATCCTTACAGACCGGTTCGACTTTATATATGGTAATGCTGGCGGCATACAATGTTTTGTTGTACAAGTATACGAACCAGCAAGATATTATTATCGGCTCACCTGTTACCGGAAGACCCCATGTCAAGTTGGAGAACATGATGGGTGTATTTATTAATTCATTGCCAATGCGAAATTATCCGTCAGGGGATAAGAGATTTATAGATTTTCTATTGGAAGTAAAAGAAAACGTAATGGAAGCTTATAGCAATCAGGAATGTCAATTTGAAGATCTGGTAGACCGGCTTGCTCTGAAAAGAGATCTGAGCCGCAGTCCCCTATTTGACACGATGTTTATTATGCAAAATATGAAAAAACAGCCTATAGGCATAGCGGATTTAAAAATATCAGAATTTGAAATGGAGCATAAGTTTTCAAAGTATGATTTGACGCTAGAAGCAATGGAAGAGGCTGGTGTCATCTCCATGAGCTTAGAGTACGCGACGGACTTGTTCAGCAGAGATTTCATAGAGAAGATGGCGGGGCATTATATTCATATTATCCGGCAAATCGTCGCTGCTTCCTCTATTCGGATTGCAGATATTGATATGCTTGGGGCGAAGGAAAAAGAGATGCTGCTGAGTCATTCGGCAGGGCATACGGGTAAGCATAAGCCTGGTTTAACCTTAAATTCAGGATTCGAACAACAGGTTCAGTTCCATGCAGATCAGATTGCTCTGGTAAGCGAGGAAGGCAGCCTAACCTATCAAGAGCTCAATCATTATGCTAATCGGATTGCAGGGCTGCTGCGCTCAGAGCATGTTGGTCCAAACGAGCCTGTTCTAGTCCTGATGAATAAAAGCATACACGCAATTGCAAGCATATTGGGTATTCTTAAGGCTGGCGGTGCATATGTTCCGTTGGACCCGGCGTATCCCTTACAAAGACTAGCTTTTATGACTAAACACAGCGGTTCAAAGTTCATTATAACGGAAGATGAACATCTGGAAGAGGCGCTTACGCTCAGTATGAATGACAAACTTGCCATCCTTAATGTAACAGGCAGCGAACCAGGTTCACCAACGGATAGGATGTACAGCAGGGCTGACCTCGCGGACCACAGCTCTGATAATCATCCGCAAAGTAATCACTATGCTGATCTTATGTATATTATGTATACTTCCGGTTCTACCGGACAGCCCAAAGGTGTGATGGTTACACATTCCAATGTGGATAACTTTATTACATGGGCTATCGGTCATAACCGGATAACCCGGACAGATAAAATGATGCTGGTCAGTTCCATCAGTTTTGATATTTCTGTATTTGAAATATTTGGTGCTTTGCTTAGTGGAGCAGAGCTTCATTTAATGTCTCCAAAGCTGCTGAGGGATAGTCGCGCTTTCATAGATTATCTTGAAGATAAAGGTATTACGATATGGCACTCTGTCCCTTCGTTAATGAATCAAATGCTGGCTGCATTTAAAAGTGGCCAGCCCGTAAACGCAAAGCTGGAGAAGGTACGCAAAGTAATGCTGGGTGGTGAAGTGTGGAGTACAGAAATGGCTAAGGAGATAGCAGTCCGCTTTAAAGAAGCGGAAATATTGAATATGTACGGACCTACCGAAGCCACCATATGGATATCAAGTTATACGATTCCACGGGATAAGCTGGATACAATGAATAAAATTCCGATCGGCAGGCCGGTCGACAATAACCAAATCCTTATATTGGATCAGGATATGAACCTGTGTGCTGCAGGGATTCCGGGGGAAATCTATCTGTGCGGGGCTAATATTACTAACGGGTACTATAAGGCTGAGGAGCAGAACCGGCAAACCTTTCTGACCGGGAAAGCGGATAGCCTAATGTATAAATCATGCGATGTTGGCAAATACCTGCCGGATGGAAATATAGAATATCTGGGACGAAAGGATGGTATGGTCAAAATTCGCGGATACCGGGTGGAAACGGGGGAAATAGAAAATGCTCTAATGAAGCATCATGCGGTCGATGCAGTGTCGGCAATCGCAGATGAACGCAATAACAGCACTGAATTATTATGCTTTTATGTGGCCAGGGTGCAATTGACTGTAAATGAAATCAAAGCATATTTGGAAGAGAGTCTGCCCGATTACATGATACCTGCACGCTTTATTGCCATTGAAAGTATGCCCCTGCTGCCTAATGGGAAAATTGAGAAAAAACGTCTGCTTGAACTGGACCTAAGCCAAAGGCCAGCAATGAGCAGTGAGTATACAAGTCCAACCAGTAGTACAGAGAAGTATCTGGTTCATCTCTGGAGTGAACTGCTTGACATGAAGGAGATTGGTATACATGATAACTTTTTTGATTTGGGCGGCAATTCACTGATTTTGACAACTATGCAATCGTTCCTTCATGAGCGGTATCCAGACCATATTAAGATTGTTGATCTCTTTAAATACCCATCTGTATTCAAGTTGGCTAAACATTTAGAGAGAATTGCAGGGCAGCAGGAAGAAAAAGCGGATATCGCCGATGTGAATATGGATGATGAAATCATGAAGTGGCTTGAAATGGGTGCAGCAGAGGATATATCTACGGATGATATTGTTCAAGGAATATTGAATATGGAGGTAAAACGTGGAAGAGATTATTAA
- a CDS encoding type I polyketide synthase — translation MEEIIKLIIENTAQNNISKPSAVQLIKLLKQRNHNENTEVAIIGVSGRFAESSNLEEFWNLIAEGKDGIRELPAGRKADLDDFLKYIQDTDHPDYAEKGYIDDIDKFDYSFFKISPREASVMDPNQRLFLQAAYHAIEDGGYGGNKLSGTRTGIYLGNSSDSGDDYKAFLQLCKSEDMNLSFVGNIKSMIAARLAYLLDLKGPSMLVDTACSSALLAVHLACQAIRKNDCDMALAGGIKLSLLPLTTKKSGPVDINIESPDGRARTFDFSSEGTGLGEGVGVILLKPLNKAIQDKDNIYAVIKGSAINQDGNSIGITAPNPLAQKELLIDAWEQAKIDPETITYIEAHGTGTRLGDPLEIDGIDMAFREYTGKKQFCAVSSVKSSIGHLDHAAGIAGLIKAVLALKYKKLPPSLHFTRPNSKIDFSDSPVFVNDILREWECEGSPRRCGVSSFGLSGTNSHVILEEAPASVTEGSESEQDKLRILTLSAKTRESLHHLVEEYCRFTAKASDIHLDNLCYTANTGRGHYTYRAAILFTTIDDLRAQLNLLLNRGMNGNGSDGVYCGVHHLISSHKHRTEAKELTEEEFNRITGICRKLTLEVAGVTGTVLEDKLKELCGLYIAGADVNWSDMYEPCQYRRISLPVYPFMPSRCWINLGPVIDGRELHPLADKKLIRSVNEDVYIFELSSEKNWILSEHRVMGRCVLPGTAYLDMMINICHESYPERSFELGNVTFLTPMIVEEGEPKTVHICVTTSAIPEFVIASKSAADGDGDWTKHAVGSIIFTEHPMKQANDHMESLWNRFKDQPSLIFNQSQEEEAITTGPRWKTIVEMFQGDNEALAYLELPEIYNEDLQLFTLHPSLMDCAVNLAINSIGEGLYLPFGYKRIKVFKNIPGSFYSYVHQVGNYTGTEARTYNITLFDAQFDPIAEIEGYTIKKVNSHLQQLEKKETGLQYYEMVWSPLENENVNRQHEPAKGITILFKGSEGASGRISDGFKKRGMDYIEVQTGDSYVECNNHFTIRSTQEDYTRLLEACQHRGSIERIIHLLSLDDSIWDDDQRSMNEALKKGVISLFYLTKALIAHKIKNISMYVVSDYAYRVTGKEQKYNPHNAALFGLCQVIGQEYDNIYCKGIDIEEGTDIGDIWLELNRTDNKRVSYRASQRYVPLMEIKDLIAVDESRIPISNQGVYIITGGTGGLGMEMIKFLASKDNVNICILSRTPLPEREKWDLLIGSGDHDKLSKKLESLKAIEESGTQIDAYTVDVSDFDSLRKVYEQIILKHGKVNGVIHCAGIAGDGFIFRKNEDTFKEVMAAKIQGTYNLDRVTSKENMDFFVMFSSVTSILGGAGQSDYTAANAYMDTYSWYRNGKGQHTVSINWPAWSETGIAFDYGLSDDRTIFRSISNHMGIQAFEHILQSRAEQVLPGVLNETFLTQADWGRSFLNVSDTIKSRLNQFKRVNRASDKLPSQPQGMKPKLRLTGRAEDDFNHTEQILGEIWMQMLGLNELNIYDNFYDLGGDSILATGLLKEIVKAFGEVVDIADIFTFPTIINLAEFIDRKQLSHSTSSREEEWEIGADIDDILDRLVKGEIDVNQASKRMEREGHH, via the coding sequence GTGGAAGAGATTATTAAGCTGATTATTGAAAATACGGCTCAAAACAATATCAGTAAACCATCTGCCGTTCAACTGATTAAATTGCTGAAGCAGAGAAACCATAATGAGAATACTGAAGTTGCCATTATAGGCGTTTCTGGCAGGTTTGCCGAGAGCAGTAACCTTGAAGAATTTTGGAATCTGATAGCAGAAGGCAAAGATGGGATCAGGGAACTGCCAGCAGGACGAAAAGCAGATCTGGATGACTTCTTGAAATATATTCAAGATACAGATCATCCAGACTACGCAGAAAAAGGGTATATAGACGACATTGATAAGTTTGATTACTCCTTTTTTAAGATATCTCCCCGGGAAGCGAGTGTTATGGACCCTAACCAGCGATTATTTCTACAAGCGGCCTATCATGCGATAGAGGATGGAGGTTATGGGGGAAATAAGCTCTCTGGAACCCGGACAGGAATATATTTGGGTAACAGCTCTGATTCAGGCGACGATTACAAAGCTTTTCTTCAGCTATGCAAGAGTGAGGATATGAATCTTTCTTTTGTTGGAAATATTAAATCTATGATTGCAGCAAGGCTGGCCTATTTATTGGACTTAAAGGGGCCGAGTATGCTTGTAGACACTGCTTGTTCATCGGCCCTCCTTGCAGTACATCTGGCTTGCCAGGCGATTCGAAAAAATGATTGCGATATGGCTCTGGCTGGAGGAATAAAGTTGAGTCTTTTACCTCTAACAACGAAAAAAAGCGGTCCTGTTGATATCAATATCGAATCTCCCGATGGCAGAGCGAGAACATTCGACTTTTCCTCGGAAGGAACCGGGCTTGGAGAAGGAGTAGGGGTTATTCTTCTAAAGCCGCTTAACAAGGCCATACAAGATAAAGATAATATATATGCAGTCATTAAAGGATCGGCGATTAATCAGGACGGGAACTCCATTGGGATTACAGCTCCTAATCCACTGGCACAAAAGGAGCTGCTGATAGATGCATGGGAGCAGGCGAAAATAGATCCGGAGACCATTACCTATATCGAAGCCCATGGCACGGGAACCCGGCTCGGCGACCCGCTGGAGATAGACGGTATAGATATGGCCTTCAGGGAATACACCGGTAAAAAACAATTTTGTGCGGTAAGTTCGGTGAAATCCAGTATCGGGCATTTGGATCATGCGGCGGGAATTGCCGGGCTGATTAAAGCGGTATTGGCATTGAAGTATAAGAAGCTGCCACCCAGCTTGCATTTTACAAGGCCCAATTCCAAAATAGATTTTAGTGATTCTCCGGTATTTGTAAATGATATTTTGCGGGAATGGGAATGTGAGGGCTCACCAAGAAGATGCGGTGTAAGTTCTTTTGGCCTGAGTGGCACAAACAGTCACGTAATTCTGGAAGAAGCCCCCGCTTCAGTCACGGAAGGGTCTGAATCCGAACAGGATAAGTTGAGAATTTTAACCTTATCAGCGAAAACAAGAGAGAGTTTGCATCATTTGGTGGAAGAGTATTGCAGATTTACGGCTAAGGCCAGCGATATCCACCTGGATAATTTATGCTACACCGCCAATACCGGACGAGGCCACTACACTTATCGGGCAGCTATACTGTTCACAACTATAGATGATCTTCGCGCCCAGTTAAATTTGTTGCTGAATCGGGGGATGAACGGCAACGGAAGTGATGGGGTATATTGCGGTGTGCATCATCTTATCTCCAGTCATAAGCACAGGACGGAAGCGAAAGAATTGACGGAGGAGGAGTTCAATCGGATTACAGGCATATGCCGCAAGCTTACACTTGAAGTGGCCGGTGTGACTGGCACCGTTTTGGAGGATAAGTTAAAGGAGTTATGCGGTTTATATATTGCAGGTGCGGATGTGAATTGGAGCGATATGTATGAACCGTGTCAATACCGCAGGATCAGCCTCCCTGTTTATCCATTTATGCCAAGCCGGTGCTGGATTAATCTGGGTCCGGTTATTGACGGCCGGGAGCTGCATCCGCTGGCTGATAAAAAACTTATAAGATCAGTGAATGAAGATGTGTACATATTTGAGCTCAGTTCAGAAAAAAACTGGATACTGAGTGAGCACAGAGTTATGGGAAGATGTGTTTTACCCGGAACCGCCTATCTCGACATGATGATCAATATTTGTCATGAGAGTTATCCCGAACGTTCATTTGAGCTTGGTAATGTAACGTTTTTGACTCCAATGATCGTAGAGGAAGGAGAACCGAAAACCGTTCATATTTGTGTGACAACTTCGGCAATCCCGGAGTTTGTCATTGCCAGCAAGTCAGCAGCAGATGGTGATGGAGATTGGACCAAGCATGCGGTGGGCAGCATCATATTTACGGAGCATCCAATGAAGCAAGCTAATGACCATATGGAAAGTCTGTGGAATCGTTTTAAAGACCAGCCCAGCTTGATTTTTAATCAATCCCAGGAAGAAGAAGCAATCACGACGGGACCTAGATGGAAGACTATAGTGGAAATGTTCCAAGGTGATAATGAGGCGCTGGCCTATTTGGAGCTCCCTGAAATATACAATGAGGATCTGCAACTATTCACCCTCCATCCATCTCTAATGGATTGTGCGGTGAATTTAGCGATAAATAGTATCGGAGAAGGACTTTATCTTCCCTTTGGTTACAAAAGAATTAAAGTATTCAAGAATATCCCCGGGAGTTTTTACAGTTATGTTCATCAAGTGGGCAACTACACTGGCACGGAAGCCCGAACGTATAATATTACGCTATTTGATGCCCAATTCGATCCGATCGCAGAGATCGAAGGTTATACCATAAAGAAAGTCAATTCTCACTTGCAGCAGCTGGAGAAAAAGGAAACCGGACTGCAATATTATGAAATGGTCTGGTCCCCGCTCGAGAATGAGAACGTGAACAGACAGCATGAGCCGGCAAAGGGAATAACGATTCTCTTTAAAGGGAGTGAGGGAGCAAGCGGCAGAATAAGCGATGGATTCAAGAAACGAGGAATGGATTATATTGAAGTTCAGACAGGTGACAGCTATGTTGAATGCAATAATCATTTTACCATCCGCAGCACCCAAGAAGATTACACAAGATTGCTGGAGGCATGCCAGCATAGAGGTTCTATTGAACGTATAATCCACCTGCTCTCACTGGATGACAGCATCTGGGACGATGATCAGAGGAGTATGAATGAGGCGTTGAAAAAGGGTGTAATTAGTTTGTTCTATCTTACTAAAGCCCTCATAGCCCATAAAATTAAGAATATAAGTATGTACGTTGTTTCCGATTACGCCTATCGCGTTACAGGTAAAGAGCAGAAATATAATCCGCATAACGCGGCGTTATTCGGGCTGTGCCAAGTTATTGGCCAGGAATACGATAACATATATTGCAAAGGAATTGATATTGAAGAAGGTACAGATATAGGGGATATTTGGCTGGAGTTGAACCGTACTGACAATAAGCGTGTATCTTATCGTGCCAGTCAGCGTTATGTTCCTCTAATGGAAATCAAAGATTTGATAGCTGTAGATGAATCTCGCATCCCGATAAGCAATCAAGGCGTGTATATCATCACTGGAGGCACAGGAGGATTAGGAATGGAAATGATAAAATTCCTGGCTTCCAAAGATAATGTCAATATATGCATCCTCAGCAGAACGCCATTGCCGGAAAGAGAGAAATGGGACTTGCTCATTGGCAGTGGTGACCATGATAAGCTATCCAAAAAGTTGGAATCTCTTAAGGCAATAGAAGAAAGCGGAACGCAGATTGATGCTTACACAGTAGATGTATCGGATTTTGACAGTCTGAGAAAAGTATATGAGCAGATTATACTGAAGCACGGTAAAGTTAACGGAGTCATTCACTGCGCAGGCATAGCCGGTGACGGATTTATATTCCGGAAAAATGAAGACACATTTAAAGAGGTTATGGCCGCTAAAATACAAGGCACTTACAATCTGGACCGGGTTACCTCCAAAGAGAACATGGATTTTTTCGTGATGTTCTCTTCTGTTACATCAATTTTGGGAGGCGCAGGCCAGAGTGACTATACGGCGGCGAATGCATATATGGATACCTATTCATGGTACAGAAACGGCAAAGGCCAACATACAGTTTCGATTAACTGGCCTGCCTGGAGCGAGACGGGCATAGCGTTTGATTATGGTCTTTCGGATGATAGGACTATTTTTAGATCAATTTCCAACCATATGGGAATCCAAGCGTTTGAGCATATTTTACAATCCCGGGCAGAACAAGTACTGCCTGGTGTATTAAACGAAACATTCTTAACCCAGGCAGATTGGGGCCGTAGCTTTTTGAATGTATCCGACACTATTAAATCACGGCTGAATCAGTTCAAAAGAGTGAACAGAGCATCGGACAAATTGCCGTCCCAACCCCAGGGGATGAAGCCCAAGCTGCGGCTGACCGGAAGAGCAGAAGACGATTTTAATCATACTGAACAGATATTGGGAGAAATCTGGATGCAAATGCTCGGACTGAATGAATTAAATATATATGATAACTTTTATGACTTGGGAGGAGACTCTATACTAGCGACGGGGCTATTGAAAGAAATAGTGAAGGCATTCGGTGAAGTAGTTGATATCGCTGATATATTTACTTTCCCTACCATTATAAATTTGGCTGAATTTATTGATCGCAAGCAACTTAGTCACTCTACCTCTAGCAGGGAGGAAGAGTGGGAGATCGGCGCGGATATTGATGATATTCTGGACCGGCTTGTAAAGGGAGAGATTGATGTAAACCAGGCAAGCAAAAGAATGGAACGGGAGGGTCATCATTAA